The following is a genomic window from Nicotiana tabacum cultivar K326 chromosome 3, ASM71507v2, whole genome shotgun sequence.
ACCCGCCACTAATTTGGATAAATTTGTAATAACTGCTTTAAATATAGGCAAATCTCCTTTTCTTCCACAGGAAAAACATCCTAATAATACTCTATCATCtcagaaaatatatttttatcatGCACAACATGTACAACCTTCTTCCATATAGAACTCATAACAAAGAAAAGTAGAGTAACCATATAGTCTGAAAATTCAACTGAAAGACTAAAGAGATGGTAGAATAGCAAAGTACAGAGAAAAAAAATCTTCTTACGAGATACGATATTATACAATCTTATTACCGATCACATGTAACAACACTAAGAATGTTGTGAGGAAAATACACCGCTGCTAAATCTCCCCTCTGATTTTAGCATTTTGATCAGATctctcctctacctcaaatttaatTTCTCGCAATTTTCATGCTCTCATCCAGATCTTGTTCATCTGGATTGTGAGACCGATTTTTGCTTCAGTAATTTCAAGAAGAATGCCACTTCCTAATGAGAGCTATGACTTATAAGAAAATATTGACAGAATAGTTATTAATGTTCATAATTATCATTTATTCCCCATTTAAAACCTATCATGAAAATTGTTATTACAAAAAGCATAACGTTTTTTGGTATAAATATTAGTAGAACTTTTGGGTGTTAGAAACTTTTGAGCTTCTTCAACTTTTGATTTCTTCTGCCACATCACCTTGCCAATTCCCAgctttatataaatatatagatgTATATAAGTTCaattattatatattattattcGTATATGCATTGAGTTATGAACGTTGATTCGCTTAGTGTGTAGTCACTCGCTACACGACCTCTtgtgtttgggttgtgacagataGGATTTGATAAGGAATATCTATGCTTAGCTTCATTGTTCAAGAAATTTCAAGAATTAATCAATACATTAGTAAGAGATGCTAATAGCATACACAGTATTCAAACGATTAACTAGTTAAAGAATATACATTTAAAAAGATTAAAGAATATGTTCCACTACTACTACAAAAATATGTAAAACATCAGAAAAGCTTGCTTGCAAACTCGTCCAAATCATCAGCTTTCaatgaagaagaagcagcaagATTTCTTAGATCTGATAAGCTCCTCCCTAACTTCAAAGCCACCTTCATTTCAAACACTTCACCATTTTCTCTTCTTTCAATGTCTGTTTCCCTcaagtttgattcaattgattGTTGCATGTACTCGAAGAAACCAGCGTTACTCCTGTACATTTCGAATACCATTCCAACTTGTCCCCCATGCTCAACCATGTTAACAACGCTTGCTAATGCGCCACCAACAATTCCCAGCATGGCTGCCCAAGATCCATGAGAAGGAGAAGAATCTACAAATGCAGAGCCAATCGCTGCTAGGCCTGTGAGTAAAGGACCAGAGATGGCTAaaaacttgttcaattttatGGCCTTTTTACCCAGCCTAATATATTCTTCTTGGTCCTTTCTGCCCAACACACCCATTATTTCTTTCATATCCTCCTCCAATTTTCTGCTCCAGTCATTTCCATTGCCGCTGACCCTTTTGGGTTGTCTTTGACGCTGTTGGGGCCACCAAACAGCAGGTTGAACAGAAGACGGAAATTTGTCAAGCATTACTCCAAGAAGAGGAAGTGGGTAGGCCTTGTCAAGAGCCAATACTTTGTCCATCGTTCCTTTGACATCAATATCAGAAGGGTGACCGATTGATAAAGTTGTTTCGATTTGGTTATAGAAATCTTGAAACAGCCTTGTTGCCTTTCTTTGTTCTTCAGCAAGCTGGGATGGTTGAATCTTGTTCATGATAATCAACATGCCAGTAGCAGCCAAATACAACAAAGTAGAAGACATTTTTAGTCCCAAAACAGAATCACCACTAATAGCTGCAACTCCAACCATTGTAGCAGCAGCTAGAATTATGCCATTAATGGATGTCAAAAGCATACTGTTCCACTGGCTTCTTTGCTCCCCTATATTCCTGTGCATCTCTACTCTATCTGCAACTGCCTCCTTGATTGCGTAAAGCTTCTCTACAGCAAGCATATCAGGATCATTAATCATGTCACCTCTTTTTGAAGGGGAGTTAATAAGTTGTTTCTCAATTGTGTTGAAGTTGAGCTGTTCATGCTCTGATATTCCTCTTCTTTGAATTAGTCTAGGGAGGGAGATTTTATTCGTCCGAATATTGGGAATATTGATCTTTGCTGTAATATTTGTTCCTCTTCGGAAAGATGAAGATGAGGAAGCAGAACAAAATGAGCTCAAGATACTTGAAGCTTGAAGGGTTGCCATATATaaatttctataaaaaaaatttatatgtatatattggtCTATGCTGGAAAAGAATAagtgtttttttctcttttcttttgattatgcTGGGGGTTATGATGAATGCTTCGAATTGGTAATGTGTTTGTGATTATGGCAAAGGAGGGGTTTAGAGAtggcatatatatataaggaGAGTTGACGAATGGAAATAGTACGTGTTGTATATTATTTTCAGCAGTTGTATTGAATGGAAGTACATGGCTAAGATTATTTTTTAGGCTTCAGTCTTGGTGACCTCGGGCGCGCAGTCATAAACTTTGATATTGTCTCTATTTCAGGTATAATTGGCTGCTTTGACATTGACTTTCAACCCAAACTTTTGTAGGGTATGAATTTTGAAACGACCAACCAAGCGGTTTTCATTCTCCTTTTCCATCCTTTGAAAACTAAGTCTTTTTGGAATGATATCTTCAAACCCAATAAAACAGTTACTATTCCTAAACATAGAATAAATATTCTAGTGATCTAGTCGTATTAATATATGTACTTTATCTATGCTTTCTAGGAGTATTCTAACCCTATCAGAGATTCTTGCacttgttattttttttatttttttgtaatgttAAATGGAGGATATTTTTAGTAAGAATTATATAGTTGGTCCTAACTTATTTGGGGCTGAGCCatagtaaatattgttattcgtTTGAACTTCGGTTATTTCATTTTTATATGCTGCAAATTAAAACGTAAaacaatttttgaatttggatcatattttttcattttagttTGGTACCTTGGGTATTATCATATTATATTATGGGCGCTTTGTCCCTAAGTACGCATGTAATATTTTCTTGTATATATCCCTACTTATCTCACTTTCCTCTAAATGGAAAATTACACACATTTGAAAGAGCACAAGAAATATAATTCAACTTGTTCCCCAACAAAAAGTATTGCTAGAAtacattatttatatatttaatttttgtcatagTAATATGTTTCTGAGCACCCAAATTGGAACgaaaagagcatgtcatgtctttGTCATGCTTGCTTGTGCAAACGCCATGCATTCCTACAAATTCTGCGCATATAACTTGACAAAGATGAGAGCGATTTCAAACAAAATGCAAGCAATGTTGAAGTTTCATTCTACCTACTATTGCTGGCGCATATCGTACGTACTGCTATAATTTCTGCTAATATCGTCCAAAATAGATGTCAGTATGtcgaaaaaatgaaaaacaaaagttGAGAATTTCTTTTTAATACTACTAACTAAATGGAAGAAGCTGGGAATATTGAATTGGGGATATGGAAACAGTCGTTGGCCAGTATTAtgtcaaatattaattaaacacaAATGATTATTGAAGTCATAAAATCTACGTAACAACAGGCGTTAGCTATGCGAGGATGTAATATTGACTAATAGCTTTGCTGTGGAATTGCGGTACAAGTCATTTACCATCTTAACCGGTAAATACAGAACATTTATCGTCTTTTGACTTCCATTTTCGAAATACATATAACTGCAAAGTCAAGTTTGTTTTTTGTAGTATTATGATATCAACATAGCATTTGCTAGAGGAGTAATGAATCCCCAATTTCACCGGCGTCATTTTTCATCTTTCACTGGAAGATGGAGGGATATTCTTAATGTTGTGAGACCTTttgttaaaaattattatttgtggcttgaattattttcttatatttttaggAAACTCATAGTCCCTATAGGTTTAGGTAAACCCATTATCCTAATAGATTTGGAAAAGGAAAATTTATAGTCCTTGTCAAATTGGGAAACCTTTCTCATATATGTTTGGGACcttttgggatctatatatagggATTGTAGTTGAGGACTCTATAGATTGTATAgtgtttttcttctcattcatagtggaaaactctctcttcttttgccccgaggattaggcttagccgaacctcattaaatccttgtgttgatttttcttctctatttgctttgtgtgagattgtgtgctagttaacccacgatATTCCGCAACAATTAGTATCAGAACAAGGTTCGAATTTCTACACATAATTTATGGTTAAgatgtcttcatcatcttcaacaaaGTATGAAGTAGAGGAATTTGACGGAGGTTCCAGTTTCAGTCTATGGAAGATTAGGATGAAATCGTCCCTGGTGTTACAAGGATTATGGAAAGCAATTGATGAGGATTTTCCTGAAAATATGAAATAGACAAAGAAGGAAGACCTGAAGGAGAGGGCTTTGAGTGCGATCTTCATGAGCGTTACAGATAGCGTTCTTCGggaaattgctgaagaaacttcTGCAGCAACGGCATGGAAGAAGCTGGAAGATCTGTATTCTAAGAGATCACTGACAAACTGTCTCTACCTGAAAAAGAGGTTATACAATCTCCGTATGAACGAAGGTACACCTGTTAAAACTCACCTTGATGAGTTTAAATCAAATATAATGGACCTGAAGAATGTGGATATCAAAATTGAGAGTGAGAATCAGGCCTTGATTGTGTTATGTTCTTTACTACAGTTTTATGATACTTTTGCCGATACACTGCTATATAGGAAAGATAGCATTTCACTAGAAGATGTTAGTAATGTACTAAAATCTAAAGAGTTGAAAATGAGCTTTCCAGACAACAGAATTGAGGGCGAGGGTCTTGTGATTAGAGGAAGAACACAACAAAAGGACTTTAACAGGAAAAAGTCAACCGTATGATCAAAGTCTAGAGCAAGGAAGCAAAactgttatgagtgcggggagcaaggtcactacaagagagattgtcctaagcTGAAGGAGAAAAGAGGGAAGCAAAAAATAGATAATTCGGCAAATATTGTTGACACTTGCAATAATTCTGATGATAGGGGAAAGTTTGTGCTGTGAGTTCTAGTCATGGGCAAAATTCTTGGGTTCTTGATTCTGGTGATACTTTCCACATGTGTCCACATAAGAATTGGTTTGCAACTTACAAACAAATGAGTGGGACTATCTATATGGGAGATGATAATCCATTACCAGTAGAGGGGGTTGGTAACATCAAATTGAGAATGTTCGACGGAATTATCAGAAACAATGAGTGTTGGCATGTTCCTCGGATAAAGagaaatttgatttctctttcgaCTTTGGATGATCAAGGGTATAAATTTCACTCCGAGAATGGAATACTTAAAGTGTATAAAGGCTCCATGGTACTCATGAAGGGAAAACTACATTCTAAATTGTATCATCTTCAGGCCAGTGTAGTTGAAGGGGAAGCTGCTGTAGCTTCTGGGAAAAGTGATCTGAATTAGTCTCAGTTGTGGCACTTGCGACTTGGTCATATGAGTGATAATGGATTGTCTTTGTTGAGTAAGCAGAATTTGTTGAATGGGTACAAAAatcaagttttgaatttttgtgagtatTGTGTGTTTGGTAAACAGACAAGGGTAAAGTTCATCAAGAAGACCGAGCACAAGACCAGAGACAAGTTAGATTATATACACTCTAATTTGTGGGGTCCAAACAGAGTTCCCTCCAAAAGTGGTGCCAagtattttatgactttgattgatgattactcaaggatGATGTGGGTGTATTTTCTGAAAACAAAAGATGAGGCATTTTCGACATTTgttaaatggaagacgatggttgaGAGGCAGACGGAAAGAAAAGTTAAGCGTCATCGAACTGACAATGGGTTGGAATTTCGCAATTCTGAGTTCGATAATTTCTGCAACAGGGAGGGCATAGTGAGACACCGCACTTATTTtggaacaccacaacaaaatggtgttgcagaaCGTATGAATAGAATGCTTTATGATAGGGCACGAAACATGCTTTCACAGTCATGTATTAGCAAAGCTTTTTGGGCTGAAGCAATCAATACAGCTTGTTATTTGGTCAATAGATCTCCATCCACAGCTATTGAGttcaaaactccttttgaggtatgGTCCGGTTCGCCTgctgattattcaaatttaaggatATTTGGTTGTCCTGCTTATGCTCATGTGAGGGATGGAAAAATTGAGCCGAGGGCAAAGAAGTGCATATTTCTAGGGTATGCAACTGGAGTGAAAGGTTATAAGTTGTGGTGCATAGATCAAAATATTCCAGGGCTAATTATCAGTAGGGATGTAACATTCAATGAATCTGCCTCACTAGACAGTCAGAGGGAGAAGGCAATAGAAGAAACAGATTGTGGTGTCAGTGACCTCATAGAGATAGAAATTGAATCTCCACTAGCTCAGCCCAGTAGTTCTAAAGTAGAGGAAGTGGAGGAggtgcaaaatattgatcaaTACGATAATGTTGATGCACCTGCGCAAAAACCCTATAGCATTGCAACAAGCAGAGAGAAGAGAGTGATCAATCCACCATAAAGGTTTGCAAACGTATCTGATGGTAATTTTCTTGGATATGCTAATTTTGTGGAGTTTGCTTTGTTTGTTGCATAGACTATTGATGTGCTTGAGCCTAATAGCTATAAAGAAGCTATTTCTAGTCCAGAAACAGATCAGTGGGTTGGTGCTATGAGTGAAGAGATTGAGTCTCTTCATAAGAATCAGACATGAAAGCTTGTTCCATTGCCAAAGGGACGGAAGGTACTAGGCTGCAAATggattttcaaaagaaaagaGGGCAATCCAAGGGTTAAAGTATCAAGGTACAACACAAGATTAGTAGCTAAAGGTTTTTCACATAGGGAGGGGATACATTACAATGAAGTGTTCTCTCCAGTGGTAAAGCATAGCTCTATCAGGGTCATTCTAGCTTTGGTAGCTCTTCATGACTTAGAACTAGAGCAGTAAGATGTGAAAACTACATTTTTGCATGGTGAGTTGGGTGAGCAGATTTATATAAGTCAACCCGAGGGATTCATTACTCAAGATAAGAAAAATCATGTTTGCTTGCTTAAGAAATCTTTATATGGTCTGAAATAGTCGCCTAGGCAGTGGTATAAAAGTTTTGATACATTCATGATTCAAAATGCATTTTCTCGAAGTGCATATGATAGTTTTGTGTATTACAAAAAGCTTGAAGACGGTTCTAGTGTATATTTGTtgctatatgtggatgacatgcttaTTGCTGCTAAAAGCATGTCACATATTACCCAATTGAAGAAGCAACTAGGTGTggagtttgagatgaaggatttAGGCGCTGCAAAGAAGATATTGGGGATGGAGATTACTCGTGATAGAAGGGTTGGAAAGCTGGTGTTGTCCCAACGGTCCTATATTGAGAAGGTCCTCAAGAGATTTAATATGATAGGTGCTAAATCTGTGACCATTCATTTTGCTTCCCATTTCAAGTTGTCTGCAGACATGTCACCAAAAACAAACGAGGAGATGGAACAGATGTCTAGTGTTCCATATTCGAGTGTTGTAGGTagcattatgtatgctatggtttgcacTCGCCCTAACATTTCATATGCTATTAGTGTTGTGAATAGATACATGGTGTGTCCTGGTAAAGAACATTGGCAGGCGGTGAAGTGGATCTTGAGATACTTGAAGGGTACTGCAGATGTAGGCTTGACTTTTTACAAAGACAAGTTGAGTGAATCCTTAGTTGGCTATGTCGATTCAGATTATGCAAGGGACTTGGATAAGAGAAGATCTATGACCGGCTATGTTTTTACTCTTTCTGGTAGTGTCATCAGTTGGAAGGCGACTTTGCAGTCTGTCGTTGCTTTGTCTACCACAGAAGCGAGTATATGGCAATTACGGAAGTAGTTAAAGAGGCTATTTGGCTACAAGGCTTGGTAAGTGATCTTGGACTAGCTTAGAAGAAGACACAAGTTttttgtgacagtcaaagtgccaTTCATCTTACTAAGAATCAGATATTTCATGAGCGGACGAAGCATATTGAAGTCAGACATCACTTTATTCGAGACATTATATCAAAGGGGATTGTTAAAGTGGAGAAAGTGTCTACGCATGATAATCCAGTTGATATGATGACCAAGGCAGTCCCGGCCAACAAGTTTAGGCATTGCCTAGACTTAATTGGTGTGGGCAGTACTCAATAGAGCCCTTGCGAGGGCTGAGGGCAAGGTAGAGAGACGTTGTtcctgttgatgaagagaattcaagccaaagggaagatttgttatttgtggcttgaattattttcttgtatttttaggaaactcATAGTTcctataggtttaggaaaaccCATTGTCCTAAAAGATTTGGTAAAGAAAAACCTATAGTCTTTGTCAAATTGGGAAACCTTTCTCATATATGTTTGGGATCTttttgggatctatatataggggttgtagttggAGATTCTATAGATTGTATTTGACGAGTGTCTGGCGTATATTATTTAaactcgtactc
Proteins encoded in this region:
- the LOC107783748 gene encoding putative F-box protein At4g22030 produces the protein MATLQASSILSSFCSASSSSSFRRGTNITAKINIPNIRTNKISLPRLIQRRGISEHEQLNFNTIEKQLINSPSKRGDMINDPDMLAVEKLYAIKEAVADRVEMHRNIGEQRSQWNSMLLTSINGIILAAATMVGVAAISGDSVLGLKMSSTLLYLAATGMLIIMNKIQPSQLAEEQRKATRLFQDFYNQIETTLSIGHPSDIDVKGTMDKVLALDKAYPLPLLGVMLDKFPSSVQPAVWWPQQRQRQPKRVSGNGNDWSRKLEEDMKEIMGVLGRKDQEEYIRLGKKAIKLNKFLAISGPLLTGLAAIGSAFVDSSPSHGSWAAMLGIVGGALASVVNMVEHGGQVGMVFEMYRSNAGFFEYMQQSIESNLRETDIERRENGEVFEMKVALKLGRSLSDLRNLAASSSLKADDLDEFASKLF